A single window of Syntrophus aciditrophicus SB DNA harbors:
- a CDS encoding inorganic phosphate transporter: MLDSLFFVIFLVGVALIFDFINGFHDSANSIATVVSTRVLSPKYAVLWAAFFNFIAFLFIGVPVAKTIGTGIIDPRIIDNLLIFATLSAAIIWNLITWYFGLPSSSSHALIGGLIGAGIVKGGTEVLVWKGITKTTIFIVVSPVIGMMIGFVLMLLVLHLFRRAHPTKMDHVFRKMQLFSAAVYSLGHGMNDAQKTMGIIAMVLFSSGLLGPTFHIPFWIIITCHAAIALGTVSGGWRIVKTMGTRITKLRPIGGFCAETAAAMSIIGASLAGIPVSTTHTITGAILGVGSTIRFSAVRWGIAGTIIWAWVLTIPISALISALIYCVARSLSQ, encoded by the coding sequence ATGCTTGATTCTCTTTTCTTTGTTATCTTTTTGGTCGGAGTGGCTCTGATTTTTGACTTCATCAACGGCTTTCACGATTCTGCAAACTCCATTGCCACCGTGGTCTCCACCCGAGTACTCTCACCGAAATATGCAGTCCTCTGGGCGGCATTTTTCAATTTTATAGCCTTTCTTTTTATCGGTGTCCCGGTTGCCAAAACAATCGGAACCGGCATCATCGACCCGCGCATTATTGATAATCTGCTCATCTTCGCCACACTGAGTGCGGCAATTATCTGGAATCTCATCACCTGGTATTTTGGATTGCCGAGTAGTTCATCCCACGCACTGATCGGAGGGCTGATTGGCGCCGGGATCGTAAAAGGGGGAACAGAAGTCCTTGTCTGGAAGGGCATCACCAAAACAACCATCTTCATTGTTGTTTCGCCGGTCATCGGCATGATGATTGGATTCGTGCTTATGCTACTTGTTCTGCACCTGTTCCGCAGGGCTCATCCTACTAAAATGGATCATGTATTCCGAAAAATGCAGCTTTTTTCGGCCGCTGTTTACAGTTTGGGGCACGGCATGAATGACGCACAAAAAACCATGGGTATTATTGCCATGGTCCTTTTCAGCAGTGGACTATTGGGGCCGACTTTCCACATCCCCTTCTGGATCATCATTACGTGCCATGCAGCCATTGCACTGGGAACGGTTTCGGGAGGGTGGAGAATTGTAAAAACGATGGGTACCCGCATCACAAAGCTTCGACCGATAGGCGGGTTTTGTGCGGAGACAGCAGCTGCCATGTCTATCATTGGAGCCTCTCTGGCGGGCATTCCGGTCAGCACAACCCACACCATCACGGGAGCGATATTGGGAGTCGGTTCCACAATTCGATTTAGTGCCGTCCGTTGGGGGATCGCCGGAACGATAATCTGGGCCTGGGTTCTCACCATTCCGATTTCGGCACTCATTTCCGCCCTGATTTACTGTGTCGCGCGGTCCTTGTCCCAGTAG
- a CDS encoding DUF502 domain-containing protein has translation MKNLLGYFIKGLLVFVPAALTVTIIVWAVRTFDGLLNLPIPGLGSAMTVAFITLIGFLASNYFGNKLFALIDRIFIRLPVVKLLYAAIKDFAHALAGEKKSFDKPAIVEIISGGPKVVGFITREDLSMLSLSEHVAVYLPQSYNFAGQVLIFPSDRVSPLNIESSKAMAFIVSGGVLGKQRMK, from the coding sequence GTGAAGAATTTATTAGGTTATTTTATAAAAGGTCTATTGGTTTTTGTGCCGGCAGCTTTGACCGTTACGATAATTGTTTGGGCTGTCAGAACGTTCGATGGTCTATTGAATCTTCCAATTCCCGGCCTGGGTTCTGCTATGACAGTTGCATTTATTACACTGATCGGTTTTTTGGCTTCAAATTATTTTGGGAATAAATTGTTTGCCCTCATAGACCGGATTTTTATCAGATTGCCCGTGGTCAAATTGTTGTACGCAGCCATTAAAGACTTTGCACATGCATTAGCCGGCGAGAAGAAAAGTTTTGATAAGCCGGCCATCGTAGAAATTATATCAGGTGGACCTAAAGTAGTGGGATTTATTACAAGGGAAGACCTGAGTATGTTGTCCCTGTCAGAACACGTCGCGGTTTACCTGCCGCAGTCGTATAATTTTGCCGGTCAGGTATTGATATTTCCGTCGGACAGGGTTAGCCCTCTGAATATAGAAAGCTCTAAAGCGATGGCTTTTATTGTTTCCGGCGGGGTTTTGGGAAAGCAGCGAATGAAGTGA
- a CDS encoding HSGNPxU motif (seleno)protein TsoX — protein sequence MAELLVFHGGNPUPTCRKAIGVAEEMKEKYDDRLELQIFTTDSKEAEPYHFVRSSTNFLFEKELVPVGIVTDKDKAEESRIFVILNGER from the coding sequence ATGGCAGAGTTACTTGTATTTCATGGTGGGAATCCTTGACCGACCTGCAGAAAGGCTATAGGCGTAGCTGAGGAGATGAAGGAAAAGTACGATGACAGGCTGGAACTGCAAATCTTCACGACAGATTCGAAAGAAGCGGAGCCCTATCATTTTGTTAGAAGCTCAACGAATTTTTTGTTTGAAAAAGAGCTTGTGCCAGTTGGCATCGTAACTGATAAGGACAAAGCGGAAGAAAGTCGTATTTTCGTCATATTAAACGGAGAGCGGTAA
- a CDS encoding IS110 family transposase: MSLSAVLGIVLAKQKFDAALLVDGKTKHKTCKNSVEGFEALTLWLTKQEVEKVHAYLEATGSYGEDLAVYLHDAGHIVSIINPARIKGFAQSEMIRTKTDKMDAALIARFCLAMKPKEWTPPLPEMRSLEALVRRVDSLIDMRSQEKNRLSTSHESVTSMIKEHIAYLDREIEKLRKQIDELIRKNPQLKEKEELLESIPVLGKATIPRLMAELDDLDKFNHVREMVAFIGLAPREKLSGSSIKGKPRLSKIGHAKLRKALYTPALVSIQCNPVMIDFYKRLKNKGKNEKVIVCAIMRKLVHVIFGVLKSGKKYDPNFKPILA; encoded by the coding sequence ATGTCTTTATCCGCTGTTCTTGGGATAGTGCTGGCGAAGCAGAAATTTGATGCTGCCCTTCTTGTCGATGGGAAGACCAAGCATAAGACCTGCAAAAATTCAGTGGAAGGATTTGAGGCATTGACCCTTTGGCTTACGAAGCAGGAGGTTGAGAAGGTACATGCCTATCTGGAAGCAACTGGTAGTTACGGGGAGGATTTAGCGGTCTATCTTCATGATGCGGGTCACATCGTCAGTATCATCAATCCTGCCAGGATCAAAGGTTTTGCTCAGAGTGAGATGATTCGTACCAAGACGGACAAGATGGATGCTGCCCTGATTGCCCGGTTCTGTCTGGCCATGAAGCCCAAGGAATGGACTCCACCTTTACCAGAGATGAGATCCTTGGAAGCTCTGGTCAGACGGGTTGATAGCCTGATCGACATGCGCAGTCAGGAGAAAAACCGGCTCAGCACATCGCACGAATCTGTTACTTCGATGATCAAAGAGCATATTGCTTATCTGGATCGGGAAATTGAAAAACTCAGGAAACAAATTGACGAATTAATAAGGAAAAATCCACAGCTCAAAGAGAAAGAGGAATTGCTGGAATCTATTCCCGTTTTGGGCAAAGCCACCATTCCACGACTCATGGCAGAGCTGGACGATCTGGATAAATTCAATCACGTTCGTGAAATGGTGGCTTTCATAGGACTTGCACCGCGAGAAAAGTTGTCAGGATCGTCGATTAAGGGAAAGCCCAGATTATCAAAAATCGGACATGCCAAGCTCAGAAAAGCGTTGTATACGCCGGCCCTGGTGTCCATTCAATGTAATCCCGTGATGATTGATTTTTATAAACGCCTGAAAAATAAGGGCAAAAATGAGAAGGTTATTGTTTGCGCAATTATGCGCAAATTGGTTCATGTGATTTTTGGTGTTCTGAAATCCGGGAAAAAATATGACCCTAACTTCAAGCCAATTTTGGCTTGA